Sequence from the Maribellus comscasis genome:
GCTAAGCTGCTGAAACTGACAAAAGAAAGAGATATTATTGTTCAAATTGAGATTTGGGATAGGTTTGACTATTCACAAAAGTTTTGGGAAAAGCATCCTTTTAATCCCCTGAATAACATCAACTATTCAGCTGAGGATAGCATTTTAAACACAGACTATCCCGAACATCCTTCAACTGACATCCAGCCTTTTTTTCACTCCATTCGGGGGATGAAACGATACACTCCAAAATTGGATGTGATTAGAGAGTATCAGGAAAAATACATTGATAAACTGTTGAGCTATACATTCAATTATGGTAATGTGCTCTATTGCATGAATAATGAAACGTCTACTCCGGTAGAGTGGGGAAATTATTGGATCGACTATATTCGGGCAAAAGCAAAAGAAAACGGAGCAGAGATTTATCTGACTGATATGTATGACTATTTTTTTAAAATCAGCACTTGTAAAGAATGTCAGGAGCTGATCGCCCGGCCCGACTATTATACTTTTATGGATATTTCTCAAATTAATAGCAGGAATTTTGGGCAGGCACATTGGGATACACTTCAAACAATCCTTGCGATGCGCGACAAATATGCACTCCGTCCGGCAAATAATACAAAAATTTACGGAGGAGGGAACTTTGGTTTTGGCACCGGAACAGAAGACGACGGGATCGAACGTTTCTGTCGGAATATTATCGGGGGATGTGCATCTGCCCGACATCACCGACCTCCTGCCGGAAATGGTTTAAACAGGAAGGCAAAGGCCTCAATCAAGGCAGTTCGAAGCGTAGAAAAGTATATTTTGTTTTGGGATGGGACTCCTCAAATGAATTTACTGACAAACAGGGAACCAAATGAAGCTTATATTCTGGGGCGACCAGGCGAACATTATGTCATATATTTTACTCAGGAAGGCAAGGTAACGCTGGATCTTACCGCAAATAAATCGTTGTTTGAGTTGAAGTGGATTAGTGTAAAAACCGGTAACGAAAAAGAAAAAACGCAAACCATTAAAGGTGGAAAACAAGTTGAAATTGTAGCTCCGGATAACGACGGTTGGTTTGCGGTGATAGAAAAAAAGAGTTGAAAAAGAGGCCTTTGCACATAAAAAAATAATTCTAAAAAAACGAGTACTGTATGAAACAAGCTATCCTATTTGTATTTTCTCTTTTAGTATTTGATTCATGTGTCCTCCGTGTTGATTCTGAATATAAAAACAACGACATTATTATCGAAAATAAGGACTTTTGTTTGGTTTTGAGGGTTGATGGAACAGCAAAAAGCTTAAGACATAAAGAAAGTGGCGAGGAATGTCTTCAGCCAGGATTGAATGTACCTGCATTCTCTCTCATACAGTACAGACCGTACGATAACGAGTTGCAACTAAGTCATCCTGCAAAAGCAAAAACATTTCCGGCCGATTCGGTTTATTGGAAGGACGGTGACCTGATAGTCAGATTTCGCCCGGAAAGGAACATCGCGACGATTGGAGTAGAAATTACGGATTCTTACATTGCATTTAAACTGAAGAAATTTGACTATGACCTGAATGACTTTAGAATTAAACGACAAACAAGGGTTGACGAGTTTACGCTTATGCAGCTTCCAATTCGGGACAGGAGCAATTTTGGCGAATGGTTGAATGTCAGCTGGGATGAAGACCTGGCGATCAACCTTCTTGCGACCGATCATTATGCGAAAATAGATGCGGAAGCAAGAGACGGATATCGGATTTTTAAAGCCGGCATGGAAAACAACGTGAAAATGGAAGGTGTTGGAGCGGCCTTAATCACAACACGTAAAAATAAATTATTGGATTGTATTGATCAGCTTGAACATGATTATAACCTTCCTTTGGGGGTCGAAAGTCGAAGAAGTAAAGGATACAACTTTTCATATTATGAACTGGGTGCAACTGTTGATAACATTGATGAACATATTGCCTACGCAAAGAAAGGAGGTTTTCGGGCAATCCAAATTGTTGCCAGCTCATTTGCAGCAACCAACGGTCATTTTCCCTGGAAATCGGAATTCCCCCGGGGAATGAAAGATTTGCAGGAGATCATTGGAAAAATAAAGGATGCGGGAATGCTCGCAGGCCTTCATATTTGGTACAACAAAGCAGATACATTGGATGCTTATGTGACACCGGTTCCTGATTACCGGCTCAATCTTCGTCGCAATTTTTTACTTGCTCGTCGTTTAGATGAGAAAGACAGCAATGTGTATGTGGAAGAAAATCCGGAAGGCTGCACAATGGAGAAAGGCAGAAGGATTTTAAGAATTGGAAATGAGCTGATAGAATACGAAGGGTACACTACTGAATATCCTTATTTGTTTTATGGATGCAAACGTGGAGATATGCATACTCAACCGACAAGTCACAAGCGGGGAACTCCAATGGGGCTGTTGGATGTAGATACATGGACCATGTGGGTTCGTTTTAATCAGAGAACAAGTATTCAGAAGGAGGTGGCTGAGCGCATTGGTAAAATATGGAAGGAGGCAGGTTTCGATTTTATTTATTACGACGGAGCCGAGGATATTCATAGACCCTATTGGTTTTACACCTCTAAAGCACAAATAGAGCTTTATAATCAATTGAATCCAAAACCGCTTTTTGGAACAGGGGCGCTCAGATCGCATTTTGGCTGGCACATTTTAACCAGGGGGAACGCATTTGACGTTTTTAGTCCCGAAGTAATTAAAGCAGCAACCAATCGTTATCCGCTTGCTGAGGCGAGGATTGTCTCCAATGATTTTACCGCCATCGATTTTGGGTGGATTGATTACCTGGCGCCAAGCGAAAAAACAATCGGTATGCAACCTGACATGTACGAATATGTTTGCAGCAAGGGGGCTGCATGGGATTGCTCCATTTCTATCTATGGCAGGTTGGAACATTTGAAAAAACATCCGCGAACCGATGATAACCTTGAAGTTATAAAACGCTGGGAAGATGCCCGGCTAAATGATGTATTCACTCAGAAACAAAAGGATCAGCTGAAAGATCCCGAACAGGAATATATTCTTCTGATTGATGAAACGGGAAAATTTGAGTTACAGCCCTATGAACAGTTGAAACTGGCGATGGACCAGGAATCACTAATGCGTGCATTTGTATTTAACCGTTTGGAGAAAACCTGGGTGGTTTATTGGCATACACGTGGAGAAGGAAGCCTTAAGCTGCACGTTAAGGCAGATCGGGTGCAGTTGTTCGCTAAACCGGGGCAACCGGAAACAATAGAAAATGAGGGAGACTCGATTGTTTTACCTGTTGGGAAACGCCGTTATCTGGAGTTTGATCTTTCAGAAGAAAAAGTGATTGATCTATTCAGGAATGCCGGATTGAAAACAGATTAGGTGACATTTAAGCAACTAGATTACTGGTGCAAGGATAGTTTTGCAATGCGAATTAAATATTGAGTTATCATTAAAATAAATATCAAATGATGTGCTTCAAAAAAAACAGACTTTTAATTGTTGTAGCTACCCTGTTATTTTATTCAAGCTGCCAGGTAGAAAATAAGAACCTGAGGATTAATTCTCCAGACGGTAAAATTGAACTTGTTTTTGCAATGCAAAGCGACAGCCTTTTTTACTCTGTTAACCGGGAAATGGGACAGCTTATTAAACATTCGTCAATAGGTTTGGATTTAAGGAAACCATTTGAGGGAGGCTGGAGAATTGTTGCCAGTTCAACTGAAAGTATTGATGAATGGTGGACTCCCGTTTATGGCGAGTATTCTAAAATTCATGATCAGTATAATTCATTGAAAGTTCAGTTGGAGGAAAAAGGTGAGTTGAACCGTCGGCTAGATGTTATTTTCAGAGTCTATAATGAAGGTGTTGCATTTCGGTATCTGATACCTGAGCAAAAAGATTCAATTGGTTGGCAGATAAACAATGAATTGTCGACTTTTTGTTTTCCATCAGAGGCTAAGGCTTTCCCTATTTACAGAACGGAACAAACCTATTCGAATCAAGCTGTAGATATAAACCGGATTGACTCAGGCGCACTCTTTCCCCTGACAGTCAAACTATCCAACGGATTTGTCTCTTTGCTGGAAGCCCATGTTGAAAACTATCCGCGTGCTTATCTTGACAAGACTTTAGAAAAACAATTGGTCACTAAACTTTATGGAGATGCCATAGTCGATGCCCCGTATGCAACCCCCTGGAGGGTTATCCTTATTGCAGAAAATGAAGGGCAACTCATCGAAAATGAATCTTTAATTTTGAACCTGAATCCTCCTTCTCCTTTGGAAGATATTTCATGGATTAAGGTTGGCAAAACGATTAGCAATGCGGGAAATAACGTAGGACTTAATGGCGATAAGTTGAAAAAGTTGGTCGATTTTGCATCTCAAAATGGGTTTAAATACCTTCAATTGGATTGGGGATGGTATGGTACCGAAGTAAAGTGGTCGGATGAGCAAATTCAAAATTTTCGAAAAATTATGCCTGAAGAGTTTAAAAAATCCGACTGGAAAGCAAACACCGAGGCAAATCCGTTTACTGTCGCTAAAGGTTATGTGCCATATGGTTGGACCGACAGATGGAAGAACGCTTATACGGAAGTTAATTTGGATATCCATGAACTGGTGACGTATGCAAAAGGGAAGGATATTGGAGTTTCACTGTATGTTGAAGCCGGACATACATTGCGTTTACATAATATGGATTCTTTGTTTTTGCAATATGAAGATTGGGGACTGGCAGGATTAAAGCCGGGGTTTGTAAAATACGGTACTCAGGAAAATACCAGATGGACAAGAAACATGGTAAAAAAAGCGGCCGAGCACCATCTTTTACTTTGTATCCACGATGCCCGGATTCCTGACGGGACAACGAGAACCTACCCAAACCTGGTCATCAATGAAGGTGGTGGTGGACAGGAGGGAAACCATCCCGTAGTTCAGGATGTCATGCTCCCGTTTACCCGTTGTTTAGCTGGCCCATTTGATTATACACCAAGTCTTTATACAAAAGGACGAAGCAACACACATATGCTTGCGTTTCTTGTTACGTATTATGGACCTGCACAAACGGTTCGCGGAGGTTATCCGGCATGGAATGGAGCCGGGAAACAAGGCCGTGGCGGTGAAGAACTGGAATTTTTGAAGAAAGTTCCCACAACATGGGATGATACAAAAGTAATACAGGCAAAAATCGGGCATCACCTGATTACTGCACGCCGGAAGGGGGATACTTGGTTTATTGGAGGAATCACGGGGCATGAAGCTTTTGAAAGTGAACTGTCGTTAAGTTTTCTTGAGCCCGGTATAAACTATCAGGCAACGATTTTCAAAGACGGACCGGATGGTTACCAGGAAGGTTTTTGCATGGCAGAAAAAGAAATGTTGACCGTTAATTCAAAAACCAATATTCCGGTCCGAATGGTTCAGGCAGGAGGGTTTATTGCAATATTAGAACCCATAAATTAACTTTCTAAACTTTGTCAGATGAAAGAAAGTCGTATTTTATTTTCAATTATCTACTATGGAGGTGTAATCAATAAAACTTTTCACTTTCAGAAAATTTTAAGTTTTTACAAAAAAATTGCGGAGGACTGGTAAATTTTCACACCATAAGTTTTATTTAATAAACAACTAAATTCTAAAATCATGAAATATTATCTTCTTATTACATTGAGTTTTTTTTTCTGTTTGAATGGACTATC
This genomic interval carries:
- a CDS encoding glycoside hydrolase family 97 protein; amino-acid sequence: MMCFKKNRLLIVVATLLFYSSCQVENKNLRINSPDGKIELVFAMQSDSLFYSVNREMGQLIKHSSIGLDLRKPFEGGWRIVASSTESIDEWWTPVYGEYSKIHDQYNSLKVQLEEKGELNRRLDVIFRVYNEGVAFRYLIPEQKDSIGWQINNELSTFCFPSEAKAFPIYRTEQTYSNQAVDINRIDSGALFPLTVKLSNGFVSLLEAHVENYPRAYLDKTLEKQLVTKLYGDAIVDAPYATPWRVILIAENEGQLIENESLILNLNPPSPLEDISWIKVGKTISNAGNNVGLNGDKLKKLVDFASQNGFKYLQLDWGWYGTEVKWSDEQIQNFRKIMPEEFKKSDWKANTEANPFTVAKGYVPYGWTDRWKNAYTEVNLDIHELVTYAKGKDIGVSLYVEAGHTLRLHNMDSLFLQYEDWGLAGLKPGFVKYGTQENTRWTRNMVKKAAEHHLLLCIHDARIPDGTTRTYPNLVINEGGGGQEGNHPVVQDVMLPFTRCLAGPFDYTPSLYTKGRSNTHMLAFLVTYYGPAQTVRGGYPAWNGAGKQGRGGEELEFLKKVPTTWDDTKVIQAKIGHHLITARRKGDTWFIGGITGHEAFESELSLSFLEPGINYQATIFKDGPDGYQEGFCMAEKEMLTVNSKTNIPVRMVQAGGFIAILEPIN